A part of Paenibacillus sp. IHBB 10380 genomic DNA contains:
- a CDS encoding ATP-binding protein: MNNRIHIFGASGSGTTTLGRGLSLSLPHVLFDGDDYFWIEKFEKQREPQERVHLLKEDLVNYKEWILSGAVCGWGDELKAFFDLVVFLYVPQDIREKRLKEREFLRYGDEILPGGTMYEKSKEFIEWALLYDKAGLEVRSRSLHEHWMSGLSCPILRIEGDHSVKERVEIVIGYLNSIIP; encoded by the coding sequence ATGAATAATCGAATACATATATTTGGTGCCTCTGGTTCAGGAACAACGACACTAGGAAGAGGATTATCTTTATCTCTCCCTCATGTACTTTTTGATGGTGATGATTATTTTTGGATAGAGAAATTTGAGAAACAGAGAGAACCACAAGAAAGGGTTCATCTTTTAAAAGAAGACCTTGTAAATTATAAAGAATGGATACTTTCTGGAGCGGTTTGTGGTTGGGGAGATGAATTAAAGGCTTTCTTTGATTTAGTTGTTTTTCTATATGTCCCTCAAGATATAAGAGAGAAAAGATTAAAGGAAAGGGAATTTCTAAGATACGGAGATGAAATATTACCTGGTGGAACGATGTACGAAAAATCGAAGGAATTTATAGAGTGGGCCTTACTTTATGATAAAGCTGGCTTGGAAGTTAGAAGCCGATCTTTACATGAACATTGGATGTCAGGGTTATCATGTCCGATTTTGAGAATTGAGGGAGATCACTCTGTCAAAGAAAGAGTGGAAATTGTAATAGGTTATTTGAATTCAATAATACCCTGA
- a CDS encoding spore germination protein, whose product MNFWNETITKIFKPSSPEPTTNIESHKEPLKTELQENIQHIKEALGNSSDLVIREILIGSERQIKAAIIYTDGLTDIKSVQNFIMESLLVDIPSLGTMNSSEHNATHVLKNHLTVGEIKDVTEFSSLFTSLLSGDVILLLDEYDQGFTIGMRGWKDRGVTETTTETVIRGPKEGFTESLRTNTALIRRKIKDPNLWLETKEIGRVTKTNVAIMYIKGIVSDDIVKEVHARLDRINIDGILESGYIEELIHDETYTPFPTIYHTERPDIIAADLLEGKVAILVDGTPMVLVVPIVLISFFQAAEDYYQRADISTLIRILRFISVFISLLGPALYIAITTFHQEMLPTQLLINLAAQREGVPFPAFIEALMMEVSFEILREASLRLPKAIAQSISIVGTLVIGSAAVEAGFISAAMVIVVAITAISSFVLPAYNMAMTIRMLRFLMMGLAASFGLFGIIIGVIAIVLHLCSLRSFGVPYMSPLAPFILEDQKDTLFRMPRWAMFSRPRMISKNNIIREQSTPPEKPQDNTGG is encoded by the coding sequence ATGAATTTTTGGAACGAGACGATAACCAAAATATTTAAGCCATCGTCACCAGAACCAACCACTAATATAGAATCACACAAAGAGCCTTTAAAAACAGAACTTCAAGAAAACATACAACACATCAAAGAAGCGCTTGGAAACAGTAGCGACCTTGTGATCAGAGAAATTCTAATTGGCTCAGAACGCCAGATTAAGGCAGCTATTATATATACAGATGGATTAACAGATATCAAATCCGTTCAGAACTTCATTATGGAATCGCTTCTCGTAGATATCCCAAGCCTAGGTACGATGAACTCTTCTGAGCATAATGCCACTCATGTATTGAAAAATCATCTTACCGTTGGAGAGATCAAGGATGTTACGGAATTTAGCTCTTTATTTACTTCCCTATTGTCAGGTGATGTAATTCTCTTATTGGACGAATACGACCAAGGCTTCACCATTGGTATGCGAGGCTGGAAAGACCGTGGTGTAACAGAGACGACTACAGAAACTGTTATCCGGGGACCAAAAGAAGGTTTCACAGAAAGCCTACGTACCAATACTGCCTTAATACGTCGAAAAATAAAGGACCCTAATCTCTGGCTAGAAACAAAGGAAATTGGACGAGTAACCAAAACCAATGTTGCGATCATGTATATCAAAGGAATTGTGAGTGACGACATTGTAAAAGAAGTTCATGCACGTTTAGATCGAATCAATATTGATGGGATCTTGGAAAGTGGATATATCGAGGAATTGATTCACGATGAAACATATACTCCTTTTCCTACGATCTATCATACGGAACGTCCTGATATTATTGCCGCCGATCTTCTAGAAGGGAAAGTTGCCATATTAGTGGATGGAACACCGATGGTTCTGGTCGTCCCTATTGTGCTTATCTCTTTCTTTCAAGCTGCAGAGGATTATTATCAGCGCGCGGATATTAGTACGCTCATTCGTATACTTCGTTTTATAAGTGTCTTCATTTCTCTATTGGGTCCCGCTCTGTACATAGCCATCACGACTTTTCATCAGGAAATGTTGCCCACTCAACTGCTGATTAATTTGGCAGCTCAACGGGAAGGAGTTCCCTTCCCTGCATTTATTGAAGCTCTCATGATGGAAGTATCATTTGAAATTCTGAGGGAAGCCAGTTTAAGATTGCCTAAGGCCATAGCACAATCGATATCCATCGTAGGAACATTGGTCATTGGATCAGCCGCAGTTGAGGCCGGATTCATATCCGCAGCCATGGTTATCGTCGTTGCTATTACGGCAATTTCCAGCTTTGTACTGCCTGCTTATAACATGGCCATGACCATCCGAATGCTACGTTTCCTAATGATGGGATTGGCCGCTTCGTTCGGTTTGTTTGGAATTATCATCGGTGTCATTGCGATTGTTCTTCACTTGTGTAGCTTGCGTTCTTTCGGGGTTCCTTATATGAGTCCATTGGCTCCGTTTATCCTTGAGGATCAGAAAGATACCCTTTTCCGAATGCCCCGGTGGGCAATGTTTTCCCGTCCCCGAATGATCAGTAAGAATAATATCATTCGCGAACAAAGTACTCCTCCGGAAAAACCGCAGGACAACACAGGAGGTTGA
- a CDS encoding GNAT family N-acetyltransferase, producing MSEYTDEDTKDDGKFDPTNTYLYLDREELHPYFIKYNNKIVGFILVCSPPFVVEGVDYAIQELFMLKKYRRKSMAFEAVAMILNLFPGRYKIEQLENNIVAVQFWKRFYKKRNIDYIEEKDNIEIDGLLGSHQVLSQTFLVPRKS from the coding sequence TTGTCTGAATACACTGATGAAGATACTAAGGATGATGGGAAATTTGATCCGACCAATACTTACTTGTATCTTGATCGAGAAGAGTTACATCCGTATTTCATCAAATATAATAATAAGATAGTAGGATTTATCCTGGTGTGCTCTCCACCTTTTGTAGTAGAAGGGGTAGATTACGCCATACAAGAGTTGTTTATGTTGAAGAAGTATAGAAGAAAGAGTATGGCATTCGAAGCGGTAGCTATGATTTTAAATCTTTTTCCAGGTAGATATAAGATTGAACAATTAGAAAACAATATTGTCGCAGTTCAATTTTGGAAGAGATTTTACAAAAAACGAAATATTGATTACATTGAGGAGAAAGACAACATTGAGATAGACGGATTACTCGGATCTCATCAAGTGTTGTCTCAGACGTTTCTTGTACCAAGAAAATCATGA
- a CDS encoding alpha/beta fold hydrolase gives MERKGIKTQVASSNPIHFKTLQKELKYNIKYEKSLSLWNVPYTTFYVPTRFGKTHVISCGPDDGEPLILLHAMGFSSTIWFPNIQHLAKKYKV, from the coding sequence ATGGAAAGAAAGGGGATCAAGACTCAGGTAGCTTCAAGCAATCCGATACACTTTAAAACCTTGCAGAAGGAATTGAAATACAATATTAAATACGAAAAAAGTCTTTCTTTATGGAATGTCCCTTATACGACATTCTATGTTCCTACACGATTTGGAAAAACTCATGTCATTTCTTGTGGTCCAGATGATGGTGAACCACTTATTCTTTTGCATGCCATGGGATTTAGTTCAACGATCTGGTTCCCCAATATCCAACACCTAGCAAAAAAATACAAAGTCTAG
- a CDS encoding phosphotransferase family protein translates to MGIKLGLKIGEGGCSEVFELEDSSKLIKLAKANTDYDAMSREYQNNVIAWEKGLSVARPYELLEIDGRPGIVFERIHGETLMERFLTQALNQMTSTSDINGEDIRLTARILSEIHNVSDARLSSSQRENITYSIHSVGYLTLLEKESIISILESLPSKQVLCHGDPNPGNFMKSSDGKAVAIDWMNASIGNPEADLAEYIIMIRYAILPSHFPSRVTEFFDSIRESIINIFMDEYTELTGISYNEVYPWFIPVAARKLSADAISEDEKNLLIQEIRRNLTAEKSREDLNESSIN, encoded by the coding sequence ATGGGCATAAAGCTTGGATTAAAAATTGGTGAAGGTGGCTGCTCAGAAGTTTTTGAGCTTGAGGATAGCAGCAAGCTTATCAAACTAGCAAAAGCTAATACAGACTATGATGCTATGAGTAGAGAGTACCAAAATAATGTTATTGCATGGGAAAAGGGGCTTTCAGTAGCCAGGCCATATGAGTTATTGGAAATTGATGGTCGACCGGGAATAGTTTTTGAACGGATTCATGGAGAAACACTAATGGAAAGATTTCTGACACAAGCACTGAATCAAATGACTAGTACTTCAGATATTAATGGGGAAGATATCCGTTTAACTGCTCGTATTCTAAGTGAAATACACAATGTATCAGATGCCAGACTATCATCATCTCAAAGAGAAAATATAACATACTCGATACATAGTGTTGGATATTTAACATTGCTTGAGAAAGAGTCAATTATCTCCATACTTGAATCTCTACCTTCCAAACAAGTGCTATGCCATGGAGATCCCAATCCAGGGAATTTCATGAAAAGTAGCGACGGCAAGGCTGTAGCAATAGATTGGATGAATGCTTCAATTGGTAATCCTGAAGCAGACTTAGCTGAATATATAATTATGATAAGATATGCGATATTGCCATCTCATTTCCCAAGTAGAGTCACGGAATTCTTTGATTCAATAAGAGAATCAATTATCAACATTTTTATGGATGAATACACCGAACTAACAGGTATTTCTTATAATGAAGTTTATCCATGGTTTATACCTGTTGCAGCAAGGAAATTATCAGCTGATGCAATATCTGAAGATGAGAAGAATTTATTAATTCAAGAGATTAGAAGAAATCTGACTGCTGAAAAAAGTAGGGAGGATTTGAATGAGTCCAGTATCAATTGA
- a CDS encoding HAD-IA family hydrolase, whose translation MIKYQLILDIAGVIITNISPLFWNELAESAFVSSENLKTQFKQEIRKLLWTGKISEEDFWEWISKQCPLIEIHNAQTILVKHLKRLPAFNYVPNWSQVADIHLLSNHRIDSSIGYCKPDPESYEIVKSRLKTDLQVIFVDDQEKNMKPAKDLLWNTLIADKNGNWIKRLENILYKN comes from the coding sequence ATGATTAAATATCAATTAATTTTAGATATTGCAGGCGTAATAATAACAAATATTTCTCCTTTATTTTGGAATGAGCTTGCAGAATCAGCATTCGTTTCAAGTGAGAACTTGAAAACTCAATTCAAACAAGAAATACGAAAATTGCTTTGGACAGGTAAGATAAGCGAAGAAGATTTTTGGGAATGGATCAGTAAGCAATGCCCATTGATTGAAATACATAATGCACAAACTATCCTGGTTAAGCACCTAAAGAGATTACCTGCGTTCAACTATGTTCCTAACTGGAGTCAAGTAGCGGATATCCATTTACTCAGTAATCATCGTATAGATAGTTCGATTGGATATTGCAAACCTGATCCTGAGAGTTATGAAATCGTTAAATCAAGATTAAAAACCGATTTACAAGTAATTTTTGTAGATGACCAAGAGAAGAATATGAAACCTGCGAAAGATCTATTATGGAATACTCTCATTGCTGATAAGAATGGCAATTGGATAAAACGATTAGAGAATATATTATACAAGAACTGA
- a CDS encoding HIT family protein, with protein sequence MPRHILLADGRSIEVECLSCALTSGLITPTGGTIYESTNFHAHQDVAYPIKGLVILASKRHFYSMDELTNEEQIEYISLIHKIRKEQRKLLGIDKVYYFYNEDTTHHFHLWMVPRYEWMYQFGNSVESLRPVLLHARNNMNDEENMKRVIEGIEILRNGLRDFSSKSR encoded by the coding sequence ATGCCAAGACATATTTTATTGGCTGACGGAAGATCAATAGAAGTTGAATGCTTAAGTTGCGCTTTAACAAGTGGATTAATCACACCAACGGGCGGAACGATTTATGAAAGCACTAATTTTCATGCTCATCAAGATGTTGCTTACCCTATTAAAGGTTTAGTGATTCTAGCTTCGAAAAGACATTTTTACAGCATGGATGAGTTAACGAATGAAGAACAAATTGAATATATTTCATTAATACATAAGATAAGGAAAGAACAAAGAAAATTATTGGGAATTGACAAGGTGTATTACTTTTATAATGAAGACACGACACATCATTTTCATTTATGGATGGTTCCAAGATATGAATGGATGTATCAGTTTGGTAATTCAGTTGAATCATTAAGACCTGTTTTGTTACATGCAAGAAATAACATGAATGACGAAGAGAATATGAAAAGAGTGATTGAAGGAATTGAAATATTAAGAAATGGTTTAAGGGATTTTTCAAGTAAATCAAGGTAA
- the modB gene encoding molybdate ABC transporter permease subunit has protein sequence MIDGNIDWQMYWSPIRLSLQVALLSSIVTVILGVSIAWWMSRNEFKGKTLIETLFILPLVLPPTVVGFLLLVLLGRSSWVGQAIEWLFSAPVIFTWWAAVIASIVVAFPLVYQTMKVGFTSVDKELEDAGRSIGATDWQVFRYITLPLVSRSLISAYILGFARGLGEFGATLMIAGNIPGKTQTIPTAIYVAVDSGNTTLAWVWTITIILISFVMLLLTGIKRN, from the coding sequence ATGATAGATGGGAACATCGATTGGCAGATGTATTGGTCGCCGATCCGATTATCATTACAAGTTGCTCTATTATCAAGCATTGTGACTGTGATATTGGGAGTAAGCATTGCCTGGTGGATGTCTAGAAATGAGTTCAAAGGAAAAACGTTAATCGAAACGCTATTTATACTCCCTCTTGTATTACCTCCAACGGTTGTTGGGTTTTTATTATTGGTTCTATTAGGACGTAGCAGTTGGGTGGGACAGGCCATAGAATGGCTCTTCTCAGCTCCTGTCATTTTTACATGGTGGGCTGCAGTGATCGCTTCAATTGTTGTTGCCTTCCCACTTGTATATCAGACAATGAAGGTTGGCTTTACTTCTGTGGATAAGGAATTAGAAGATGCAGGTCGTTCCATAGGAGCTACGGATTGGCAAGTTTTTCGATATATCACACTTCCCTTAGTTTCTAGATCTTTAATATCTGCTTATATTCTTGGATTTGCCCGTGGACTTGGAGAATTCGGTGCGACATTGATGATAGCTGGAAATATCCCAGGGAAAACACAAACGATCCCAACTGCCATATATGTTGCTGTAGATTCAGGAAATACGACTCTAGCATGGGTATGGACGATTACCATAATTCTAATATCGTTCGTAATGCTACTACTGACAGGGATAAAAAGGAATTAA
- the modA gene encoding molybdate ABC transporter substrate-binding protein → MVNIVKISRLMTLMLLMAVILGACGQSSHEKVELTISAAASLTDALQEIRTLYETDHLHVKLHFNFGASGALQQQIEQGAPVDVFLSAATKNMNALIDKKLVDAQEQQNLLTNELVVVIPKESKVPISSEKDLIDEHFQKVAIGIPETVPAGNYAKEALSHMGLWEQLQSKIVQSKDVRQVLQYVETTNVDAGFVYKTDALTSDKVKIAFAVDPVTYAKIEYPVGIVKATNHSKEAEEFYTFLQSSPALDIFVKYGFSISK, encoded by the coding sequence ATGGTTAATATCGTTAAAATTAGTCGCCTTATGACTCTTATGTTACTCATGGCAGTTATACTGGGGGCATGTGGTCAATCTTCTCATGAGAAGGTGGAGCTAACCATCTCGGCGGCTGCAAGTTTAACAGATGCACTTCAGGAAATACGAACTTTATATGAAACAGATCATTTGCATGTAAAGCTTCATTTTAACTTTGGTGCTTCTGGTGCTTTGCAGCAACAAATAGAGCAAGGGGCTCCAGTGGATGTATTTCTATCAGCGGCGACTAAGAATATGAACGCACTTATAGACAAAAAGTTAGTTGATGCACAGGAACAACAAAATTTGCTGACTAATGAATTAGTTGTCGTTATACCTAAAGAATCAAAGGTACCTATTTCAAGTGAAAAGGACCTCATAGATGAACATTTTCAAAAGGTAGCTATAGGTATTCCGGAAACTGTTCCAGCCGGTAATTATGCGAAGGAAGCATTGAGTCATATGGGATTATGGGAACAATTACAATCTAAAATCGTACAATCTAAAGATGTTAGGCAAGTATTGCAGTATGTGGAGACAACGAATGTGGATGCTGGTTTCGTATATAAAACAGATGCGTTGACTTCAGATAAGGTAAAGATTGCATTTGCGGTTGATCCGGTTACATACGCCAAGATAGAATATCCTGTAGGGATCGTTAAAGCGACAAATCATAGTAAGGAGGCGGAAGAGTTCTATACCTTTCTCCAGTCTAGTCCAGCGTTAGATATATTCGTGAAATATGGCTTTTCGATTTCTAAATGA
- a CDS encoding phosphotransferase-like protein produces the protein MKNGTVIFLNGTSSAGKTSISYELMQILDEDFIYLSVDNAIAGVNDMLMGMFGEHVSREEIRTIENEEMIETPVISLFHHYIAAFSMIGKNIIVDHVLIEPRWLKECIKLFNNTQTFYIGVHCPLDELERRERDRRDRPIGLAKAQFEIVHKYSKYDLEINTNNNSITECANMIKEFIITNKPRALKENKDL, from the coding sequence TTGAAAAACGGAACAGTAATTTTCCTGAACGGCACCTCAAGTGCAGGGAAAACAAGCATTTCTTATGAGCTAATGCAAATACTCGATGAAGATTTCATTTACCTATCTGTCGATAACGCAATTGCTGGCGTAAATGATATGTTGATGGGTATGTTTGGCGAACACGTATCTAGAGAAGAAATACGAACTATTGAAAATGAAGAAATGATAGAAACACCAGTAATATCACTTTTTCATCATTATATTGCGGCTTTTTCTATGATTGGAAAGAATATAATAGTTGATCATGTACTGATTGAGCCAAGATGGCTAAAGGAATGTATTAAATTATTTAATAATACACAAACATTCTATATTGGGGTCCATTGTCCACTTGATGAACTCGAACGAAGAGAACGAGACAGAAGAGACAGGCCAATAGGGTTAGCCAAAGCACAATTTGAAATCGTACATAAATATAGCAAATATGATCTCGAAATAAATACGAATAATAACTCAATAACTGAATGTGCAAATATGATTAAAGAATTTATAATAACCAATAAACCTAGAGCACTTAAAGAAAATAAGGATTTATGA
- a CDS encoding phosphotransferase, with protein sequence MIQVDTSIYLEVFLLTKSITDMRECAWGLIHADLQLGNVIISNGRPSLIDFSLSGYGYYLFDLGSASSILPSELRRTFLNGYSSKSSITLDDLRYIEGLIFMDIFVSYVFFIRDSNRNGWIKTNADEICDTLCRDFIQGKAVYYSL encoded by the coding sequence GTGATTCAGGTAGATACATCCATTTACCTAGAAGTCTTTCTTTTAACGAAGAGTATAACGGATATGCGAGAATGCGCTTGGGGTCTTATCCATGCCGATTTACAATTAGGAAATGTGATTATCAGTAATGGTCGCCCAAGTTTAATCGATTTTAGTTTATCTGGTTATGGTTATTATTTATTCGATTTAGGTAGTGCTTCTTCCATTCTTCCAAGTGAGTTGAGAAGAACATTTTTAAATGGTTATTCGTCAAAAAGTTCTATTACTCTCGATGATTTAAGATACATTGAAGGATTAATATTTATGGACATATTTGTTAGTTACGTTTTTTTTATTCGTGACTCTAATAGAAATGGTTGGATTAAAACCAATGCAGATGAAATTTGCGATACCTTATGTAGGGATTTTATTCAGGGCAAAGCTGTCTATTATTCACTCTAA
- a CDS encoding YolD-like family protein has protein sequence MAKAKVAKRPTRDEFELEELGNQLVDAKNEDSEILLTVWGRSEQVRGVIVNMDSRTRLVHVQDAEVLNKVPFMDIMRVDYPRD, from the coding sequence ATGGCTAAGGCTAAGGTAGCAAAAAGGCCCACGCGTGACGAGTTTGAACTTGAAGAATTAGGAAATCAACTAGTAGATGCAAAAAATGAGGATAGTGAGATACTGTTAACGGTCTGGGGACGTTCTGAACAAGTGCGAGGAGTGATTGTGAATATGGATTCTCGTACAAGATTGGTCCATGTTCAAGATGCTGAAGTACTCAATAAAGTCCCATTTATGGATATCATGAGAGTTGATTATCCTAGAGATTAA
- a CDS encoding AAA family ATPase: MKFIIIFGPQAVGKMTVGHELEKITKLKLFHNHMTIELVSPSFSYSTEAGKRLVNLFRQEIFEEVSKSDLYGLIFTYVWAFDLQTDWDYINKISDLFESKGGVVYFVELEAAVEERLERNKSPHRLNHKPTKRNIEWSEEDLRSTMEKYRLNSMDGEIKKENYIKINNTGVSPIEVANIIKEKFQL, from the coding sequence ATGAAATTTATTATAATATTTGGACCACAGGCCGTTGGTAAAATGACAGTTGGACATGAACTAGAAAAAATAACGAAATTGAAGCTTTTTCATAATCATATGACTATTGAATTGGTTTCTCCCTCTTTTAGCTATAGCACTGAAGCGGGAAAAAGATTAGTTAATTTATTTCGTCAGGAAATATTTGAAGAAGTATCAAAAAGTGATCTATACGGATTGATTTTTACTTATGTATGGGCGTTTGATTTGCAAACTGACTGGGATTATATTAATAAAATTAGTGATTTATTTGAATCAAAAGGTGGAGTTGTTTATTTTGTTGAACTTGAAGCAGCTGTAGAAGAAAGACTTGAGCGTAACAAAAGTCCCCACAGATTAAACCATAAACCAACAAAACGAAATATTGAGTGGTCAGAAGAGGATTTAAGAAGCACGATGGAAAAATACAGATTAAACTCTATGGATGGTGAAATCAAAAAAGAAAATTATATTAAAATCAATAATACAGGTGTGAGTCCAATAGAAGTCGCAAATATTATTAAGGAAAAGTTTCAATTATAG
- a CDS encoding alpha/beta fold hydrolase, producing MLNRLEIDACCIGGISYGGFLGINYAIYATHKVKKLFLLSPASSFVPLYKQFIYRIIAMSAIPMKWNVCHFIKWLSKHQLNKALVDQFHAAFRYGSLSLKVPPDVYSDDELKRLTMPVLLLLGDQEVISDANLASYRATQLCKNIHAEIIPGTGHLLNLEDPQYVNMKINEFLCNEHL from the coding sequence GTGTTGAATAGATTGGAAATTGATGCGTGTTGTATCGGTGGAATTTCTTATGGAGGGTTTCTGGGTATAAATTACGCTATTTATGCGACTCATAAAGTTAAAAAATTGTTTTTACTTAGTCCTGCCTCTTCATTTGTGCCATTGTATAAACAATTCATTTATCGAATTATTGCGATGTCTGCAATTCCAATGAAATGGAACGTGTGCCACTTTATAAAGTGGCTATCCAAACATCAACTAAACAAAGCGTTGGTAGACCAATTTCATGCTGCATTTAGATATGGTTCTCTTTCATTGAAAGTTCCACCAGATGTTTACAGTGACGATGAGCTTAAGAGACTCACTATGCCTGTCCTCCTCCTCCTCGGGGATCAGGAAGTCATTAGTGACGCCAATTTGGCATCTTATCGCGCAACTCAATTATGCAAGAATATACATGCAGAGATTATTCCTGGAACAGGTCATCTACTTAATCTAGAAGATCCACAATATGTAAACATGAAAATTAATGAATTCTTGTGTAATGAGCACCTCTAA
- a CDS encoding GNAT family N-acetyltransferase, with translation MFYLCDVFVLKEYQGQGIGKKLVEVIINSEEYEWMTGILATLDAHGLYEQYGFERESERLMGRLPQGRKI, from the coding sequence ATGTTTTACTTATGTGATGTATTTGTGTTGAAAGAATATCAGGGGCAAGGTATTGGAAAGAAATTAGTTGAAGTTATTATTAATTCTGAAGAATATGAATGGATGACAGGTATTTTAGCGACATTAGATGCTCATGGATTGTATGAACAATATGGGTTTGAAAGAGAATCAGAACGATTAATGGGAAGACTGCCTCAGGGAAGAAAAATATAG
- a CDS encoding Ger(x)C family spore germination protein encodes MKRKGLLLCIFIILLIFVTGCWNRRELNDLAIAVGIAIDKSGNQYKVSAQVVEPGEVSGKRGGSVAPVTLYQATGDTILEALRQMTTISPRKIYLAHIRILVLSESLAREGIRDSLDLMSREPETRNDYFIVVAKQAMAEDMLKILTNLEKVPSIRLFSTLETSAKQWAPTTTVNLDKLISELVSEGRHPVLTGLNVIGDKKIGESKRNVETVPSPADMQYSGLAVFRKDKLIGWLSDEEGKAYNYIDNNIKSTVGHVNCPDGGKLSLKVIRSNTKVKGSLRDEHPRIHIEVQSEANVGEVQCHLDLTKTETIAEVEKLADQKTEEFIEKTIKKMQQEYKIDIFGFGEVIRRSYPKAWKKLKKNWDQTFVNIPVNVKVTHKIPYLGKISNSFLEDMKE; translated from the coding sequence ATGAAACGGAAAGGATTGTTACTTTGTATTTTCATAATCTTGCTCATATTCGTCACGGGTTGTTGGAACCGCCGGGAATTGAACGACTTAGCTATTGCCGTAGGCATAGCGATCGATAAATCTGGGAATCAATACAAGGTTTCTGCTCAAGTTGTAGAACCAGGAGAAGTCAGTGGAAAAAGAGGGGGTTCCGTGGCGCCGGTCACTTTGTATCAAGCGACAGGTGACACCATATTAGAAGCCCTTCGACAAATGACCACGATTAGTCCCCGTAAAATATATTTAGCCCATATTCGAATTTTAGTCCTTAGCGAATCATTGGCCAGAGAAGGAATCAGAGATTCTCTCGATCTCATGTCGAGAGAACCTGAAACACGAAATGACTATTTCATTGTTGTAGCAAAGCAAGCTATGGCTGAGGATATGTTAAAAATATTAACCAACTTAGAAAAAGTACCTTCTATTAGATTGTTTTCTACTTTGGAGACATCGGCGAAACAATGGGCACCTACAACAACGGTTAATTTGGATAAACTGATCTCTGAACTTGTGAGTGAAGGAAGGCACCCAGTATTAACAGGGCTTAATGTCATAGGAGATAAAAAAATAGGTGAATCCAAAAGAAATGTTGAAACCGTGCCGTCTCCTGCCGATATGCAATACTCAGGATTAGCAGTGTTTAGAAAGGATAAACTGATTGGTTGGTTAAGTGACGAAGAAGGCAAAGCATACAACTATATTGACAATAATATTAAAAGTACAGTTGGACATGTAAACTGTCCCGATGGAGGAAAACTGTCATTAAAAGTCATTCGCTCAAACACGAAGGTTAAAGGTAGCCTCCGCGATGAACACCCGCGTATCCATATCGAAGTACAATCGGAGGCCAATGTAGGAGAGGTACAATGCCATCTTGATCTAACAAAGACGGAAACCATTGCTGAAGTGGAGAAATTGGCGGACCAGAAAACGGAAGAGTTCATTGAAAAGACTATAAAAAAAATGCAACAAGAATACAAAATCGATATTTTTGGATTTGGCGAAGTCATTCGTCGCTCGTATCCAAAGGCCTGGAAAAAGTTAAAAAAAAATTGGGATCAAACTTTTGTGAATATTCCAGTGAATGTGAAGGTTACTCATAAGATTCCGTATTTAGGAAAGATATCTAACTCGTTCCTCGAAGATATGAAAGAATAA